From a single Phragmites australis chromosome 7, lpPhrAust1.1, whole genome shotgun sequence genomic region:
- the LOC133925440 gene encoding uncharacterized protein LOC133925440, which produces MPASFPPTTTRPGRIVLFMSFVVAGLVPPFSTFLLQVLETYGIQLAPELPGLDEAVTEEAASGLAQTGGPGAVSGGPQASSGAAAGSSHRAEGGGSASGRAAVAPPSAEERGKRPRLYIPAPESPPPPSPGAGGSRVGQPPSTGPPAGATSAVLEPRLVRLGPTPAAGTQAAAPQSPRQKRKRGEAGQAPSSPEFRLPAARWQFRRPTTTPPTGAAEVQGQPEAPKPAPAPEPSAPTEPGPADAAAEPGAADSVAETEPADAAAVSGTADTVAEMGPTEAAAETETQPSPKCPAPSELALSAPSPGRMTALQSSRTPNPPEEARRGPNAQPPPSQPADPLPVVLESVREVIEWLDAAVAGEVAQLEAERAALATEKSQLTTHWRSFESRLLAACAANEDEQRAMEEARAKIAREREDAAHLVEASRQEAVEALARESGQRSSGTPKGSSNAGRTTS; this is translated from the exons ATGCCGGCAAGTTTCCCGCCGACGACGACCcgcccggggcgcatcgtcTTGTTCATGTCTTTCGTGGTGGCGGGGCTGGTGCCACCGTTCTCCACGTTTCTTCTTCAAGTTCTcgagacctacggcatccagctg gcccccgagctccccgGGCTGGACGAGGCGGTCACCGAGGAGGCTGCCAGCGGGCTGGCGCAGAcgggtggcccgggcgccgtgAGCGGCGGgccgcaggccagcagtggGGCCGCTGCAGGCAGTAGCCACCGCGCCGAAGGAGGAGGCAGTGCCAGCGGTAGAGCGGCGGTGGCGCCGCCATCGGCAGAGGAGCGGGGGAAGCGGCCCCGGCTTTACATTCCGgcgccggagtccccgccgccgccatcgccaggcGCGGGGGGAAGCCGGGTCGGCCAGCCGCCCAGCACGGGACCGCCGGCGGGGGCgacatctgcggttctggaaccgcgCCTTGTTCGGCTCGGGCCTACCCCGGCGGCGGGGACCcaggcggcggccccgcagagcccccggCAGAAGAGGAAGAGGGGGGAGGCCGGGCAGGCGCCATCGAGCCCAGAATTCAGACTTCCGGCTGCACGATGGCAGTTCCGAAGACCCACAACCAC gccgcctacgggcgccgccgaAGTCCAGGGGCAGCCGGAGGCGCCGAAGCcggcgccagcccccgagccgagcgcgccgacGGAGCCAGGGCCAGCAGATGCGGCGGCAGAGCCGGGGGCGGCGGACTCGGTGGCGGAGACGGAGCCAGCGGACGCAGCGGCCGTGTCGGGGACGGCGGACACGGTGGCGGAGATGGGGCCgacggaagcggcggccgagacAGAGACGCAGCCGTCGCCCAAGTGTCCAGCGCCGTCTGAGCTTGCCCTGAGCGCGCcaagcccggggcggatgactgCGTTGCAATCTTCgaggaccccgaaccccccggaggaggctcgcaggggacccaacgCCCAGCCACCGCCCAGCCAGCCTGCCGACCCTCTCCCGGTCGTGCTCGAGAGCgtccgggaggtgatcgagtggcTGGATGCGGCCGTAGCGGGGGAGGTGGCGCAACtggaggcggagcgcgccgcgCTGGCCACGGAGAAATCGCAGCTTACCACTCATTGGCGCTCCTTTGAGTCCCGCCTCCTCGCGGCGTGTGCCGCCAACGAGGACGAACAGCGCGCCatggaagaggcccgcgcgaagattgcgcgggagcgggaagacgccgcccACCTGGTTGAGGCATCGCGGCAGGAAGCTgtcgaggcccttgccagggagag CGGGCAGAGGAGCTCCGGCACACCGAAGGGGAGCTCCAATGCCGGGAGGACGACGTCGTAG
- the LOC133924098 gene encoding uncharacterized protein LOC133924098, with product MGLFRAASGLARMALRRNLSRAPANPFTAAGVGSAPARYFHSTRPRGYAAPVPRAVPLSRLTDSFLDGTSSVYLEELQRAWEADPNSVDESWDNFFRNFVGQAATSPGISGQTIQESMRLLLLVRSYQVSGHLKAKLDPLGLEERPVPDVLDPAFYGFSEADLDREFFLGVWRMAGFLSENRPVQTLRSVLERLEQAYCGTIGYEYMHIPDREKCNWLRDRIETVNLREYSYDRRQVMLDRLIWSTQFENFLATKWTTAKRFGLEGAETLIPGMKEMFDRAADLGVESIVIGMPHRGRLNVLGNVVRKPLRQIFSEFSGGTKPVNEGEGLYTGTGDVKYHLGTSYDRPTRGGKHIHLSLVANPSHLEAVDPLVAGKTRAKQYYSNDHDRTKNLGVLLHGDGSFSGQGVVYETLHLSALPNYTTGGTIHIVVNNQVAFTTDPRSGRSSQYCTDVAKALDAPIFHVNGDDLEAVVHVCELAAEWRQTFHSDVVVDIVCYRRFGHNEIDEPSFTQPKMYKVIRNHPSALEIYQSKLLESGKISREDIDKLNKKVSTILNEEFKNSKDHIPNKRDWLSAYWTGFKSPEQISRIRNTGVKPEILKRVGEAMTTLPENFKPHRAVKKIFDQRRQMIETGEGIDWAVGEALAFATLIVEGNHVRLSGQDVERGTFSHRHAVIHNQETGEQYCPLDNLVMNQDEELFTVSNSSLSEFAVLGFELGYSMENPNSLVLWEAQFGDFSNGAQVIFDQFLSSGESKWLRQTGLVVCLPHGYDGQGPEHSSARMERFLQMSDDNPYVIPEMDPTLRKQIQQCNWQVVNVTTPANYFHVLRRQIHRDFRKPLIVMSPKNLLRHKDCKSNLSEFDDLAGHPGFDKQGTRFKRLIKDQNDHKDLEEGINRLVLCSGKVYYELDEERKKTERTDVAICRVEQLCPFPYNLIQRELKRYPNAEIVWCQEEPMNMGAYSYISPRLLTAMKALGRGTLEDIKYVGRAPSAATATGFYSVHVKEQTELVQKALQREPINYPF from the exons ATGGGGCTGTTCCGGGCGGCGTCCGGTCTGGCCCGGATGGCGCTGCGGCGGAACCTCTCGCGCGCGCCGGCGAACCCGTTCACAGCTGCGGGCGTGGGCTCCGCGCCGGCGCGGTACTTCCACTCCACGCGCCCGCGGGGGTACGCGGCGCCGGTGCCGCGCGCCGTGCCGCTCTCGCGCCTCACCGACAGCTTCCTCGACGGGACCAGCAGCGTGTACCTCGAGGAGCTGCAGCGCGCGTGGGAGGCCGACCCCAACTCCGTCGACGAGTCCTGGGACAACTTCTTCCGCAACTTCGTCGGgcaggccgccacctcgccgGGCATCTCTGGGCAGACCATCCAGGAGAGCATGAGACTGCTGCTGCTTGTGCGGTCGTACCAGGTTAGCGGGCACTTGAAGGCAAAGCTCGACCCGCTTGGTCTGGAGGAGCGGCCTGTCCCGGACGTGCTGGACCCGGCGTTCTATGGGTTCTCCGAGGCGGATTTGGACCGGGAGTTCTTCCTTGGGGTGTGGAGGATGGCTGGGTTCTTGTCTGAGAATCGGCCTGTGCAGACTCTGCGTTCTGTGTTGGAGCGGCTCGAGCAAGCCTACTGTGGCACCATTGGATATGAATACATGCACATACCTGATCGGGAGAAGTGCAACTGGCTCAGGGATAGAATTGAGACGGTTAACCTGAGGGAGTACTCCTATGATCGTCGCCAGGTCATGCTTGATAGGCTCATCTGGAGCACGCAGTTTGAGAATTTCTTGGCGACGAAGTGGACGACCGCAAAACGATTCGGTCTTGAAGGTGCAGAAACCCTGATCCCTGGCATGAAGGAGATGTTTGATAGGGCAGCTGATCTTGGTGTAGAGAGTATTGTCATTGGGATGCCACACAGAGGCAGGCTGAATGTCTTGGGAAATGTCGTGCGAAAGCCCTTGCGACAGATCTTCAGCGAGTTTAGTGGTGGTACCAAGCCTGTTAATGAAGGGGAGGGGTTGTATACAGGGACTGGTGATGTCAAGTACCATCTCGGAACTTCATATGACAGACCTACCAGGGGTGGGAAACATATCCATCTGTCATTGGTTGCCAATCCGAGTCATTTGGAAGCTGTAGATCCACTTGTTGCTGGGAAGACAAGAGCGAAACAATACTATTCTAATGATCATGACAGGACCAAGAATTTGGGGGTATTGCTGCATGGTGATGGAAGTTTCTCAGGCCAGGGAGTTGTGTACGAGACCCTGCATCTCAGTGCCCTTCCAAACTACACTACTGGTGGGACAATTCATATTGTGGTCAATAATCAGGTTGCATTCACTACTGATCCAAGGTCAGGGAGATCTTCTCAGTATTGCACAGATGTAGCAAAAGCATTGGATGCTCCAATTTTCCATGTTAACGGGGACGATTTGGAGGCAGTGGTTCATGTTTGTGAGCTTGCTGCGGAGTGGCGACAGACATTTCATTCTGATGTAGTTGTGGATATTGTATGCTACAGGCGATTTGGGCATAATGAGATCGATGAGCCCTCCTTCACCCAGCCTAAGATGTACAAG GTGATTAGAAACCATCCAAGTGCCCTTGAGATTTATCAAAGCAAGCTGTTAGAATCTGGGAAGATCTCCAGGGAAGATATTGATAAGTTGAACAAGAAGGTCAGTACTATACTGAACGAGGAATTCAAAAACAGCAAAGACCATATCCCCAACAAGAGGGACTGGCTTTCCGCTTACTGGACTGGGTTCAAGTCACCAGAACAGATTTCACGTATCCGAAACACCGG TGTCAAGCCAGAGATTCTAAAACGTGTTGGAGAAGCCATGACTACTCTGCCAGAAAATTTCAAGCCTCACAGGGCTGTGAAGAAGATTTTTGATCAGCGGCGTCAGATGATCGAGACTGGGGAAGGCATTGATTGGGCAGTGGGTGAAGCACTTGCTTTTGCCACTCTTATAGTTGAGGGGAACCATGTCAGGTTAAGTGGTCAGGATGTTGAGAGGGGTACATTCAGCCACCGTCATGCTGTCATCCATAACCAGGAAACTGGAGAGCAGTACTGTCCACTTGACAATCTTGTTATGAACCAAGATGAGGAGTTGTTTACCGTAAGCAACAG TTCGCTGTCAGAATTTGCTGTTTTGGGCTTTGAGTTGGGTTATTCCATGGAGAATCCAAACTCACTGGTCCTATGGGAAGCCCAGTTTGGTGATTTTTCAAACGGGGCTCAAGTGATATTTGATCAGTTCCTGAGTAGCGGGGAGTCAAAATGGCTCCGGCAGACTGGCCTTGTGGTTTGCCTGCCTCATGGATACGATGGTCAGGGGCCTGAACACTCCAGTGCAAGAATGGAGCGCTTCCTTCAG ATGAGTGACGACAACCCTTATGTTATACCTGAGATGGATCCAACCCTGAGAAAGCAAATCCAGCAGTGCAATTGGCAAGTTGTGAATGTAACGACTCctgcaaattatttccatgttctACGTCGCCAG ATACATCGGGACTTCAGAAAGCCTTTGATTGTGATGTCCCCAAAGAACCTCCTTCGCCACAAGGACTGCAAATCGAACCTATCTGAATTTGATGATCTTGCGGGCCACCCTGGATTTGACAAGCAAGGGACACGCTTCAAGCGTCTAATAAAAGACCAAAACGATCACAAGGACCTTGAGGAGGGAATCAACCGTCTAGTTCTTTGTTCTGGAAAG GTGTACTATGAACTGgatgaagaaagaaagaaaacggAGCGAACTGATGTTGCTATATGTAGAGTGGAGCAGCTCTGCCCGTTCCCCTACAACCTC